From one Pristis pectinata isolate sPriPec2 chromosome 14, sPriPec2.1.pri, whole genome shotgun sequence genomic stretch:
- the LOC127578007 gene encoding maestro heat-like repeat-containing protein family member 1, producing MTEEEDESCQQKISNTLHTLGCHHPEIVLSACHDYLSYKSTQTAPQGAVVLETMTRIIKDTLDQISQAVAQQLISLAVLWMTTSEAKSEIQEVASNLLAAMSFRFINEIVQLMMENFRQGHLPHVYKVKTLTKMSTENVYGMVPFLKAILTTMIPVLIKVREDELKSVFASAIGSFSKSILIYLGNSEKAADPTITKKSFSPEISIVYSLLFKVWLEKEPSKFYIPTVEALGYVSNLLPKDKLEEELPKLILGILTLYEKQVGHFSITESLCRVLELATEMRHVGLKTLMDNLLNSLHRQICQSVDLNNQLVTKSHTAALCCFTVLASTYTDSVVNFLLGKLENVDQQTRAGTLNVLRHLISSLSSQLEGQKTWIVDAIKPILLDKSSNMEKKHVAQVICAMAQQGYLEPEGGEVMVEFLVRQCTAPTDSRNPATASHHTDQVTDEALVAICETVMFMITDTVKMEAVLWPFLLGYVTKTQYTKALTTICNCIAHIARRKLQASSERLLPAYEEDANLPKAQALLARLLLVSCCPYQGGGRGAAALRLMQVLSFSIHPAIVPEWEEQLPSLADYLLENSEASLPQQEWEEKLLLFFSRTLNTIDDEEWTSKLSDEVCKQIDTNPCCPQEKAFLYKSLGTVLHQVPSKDIKEELRQMLQSVQHSQSAEREGVAIAIGLCAMTHFDDTLGGLEEFAQSNRLKNMNTFFNILRDKADVNGDKVKSTLVLCYGNMALYAPQELALSRIETHILPAVINHFNACRQGIKFESRDLTLKLSLIKAVTLITRALLSRHQITPFNFSRKGELLRHMQQLIEAEPPDLLHTPVRQLAMKACTYLVQLHTESSQADTSQLIQTCLMSTFGLVPSELEKDEDMDGNTKQTPALFGQTMTTLQELLKQVLLQDLTSEGLQVIFTQLEEWIVSRQDYERQRALGTTLELLKYYLEAFYVNSVASLKNLGSLIGQLMPRCADPSLPVGQMAVDSLYIILTIQLLYESTNLDQHNEDLELLKAAKEQLVNRNSSIFFQTCCQITGVISKCLPHDQLGNLLFTLFKGLDDQYLSCSSAAAILMKTIMKRRGSELWDQVSEILDVLRVPLQRVPYEAVKLSVLRSIAILALHNPATVVSCLLTYPVISDKYISDIWRSLAEERQCALLTMTELLETLNRQLCSGEKKACSKSESPTQPSALESLAPVCALYKMIITPESEETVIKLFPQLFSTLLIHHCSFVNVRLPKIFVPHHDLKQSEFSAEPQTPSSRDVCVNCVDMLMKLLDQSNHQQVVHFMVEAGGWDQMMDLRKSHRGVILLAKAMVQYAAPSLPVIVAQLSFFIFTVQDCQKVTVAAFFGELLKSPLASQLQLTDILMNRLLRCLLHTSSVVQFLCVRGLGNVTSGAPYGIEKYSRPVLCAMTALMISGENDNEVLMFEVLLCLSKYLEHLRANTIRPFILRIFTGIQPFFEAKCDKVRAEAFCVLGKLAKCAKVSTDSANPTRQKYSGRRTASAEGAAAGNAPAHRPRVCQRAGAATVGCWAGEGGVTCRGPSARAHGERGPGRPALEPRIPRWLRGGGWELGAGRSAGPRDTAVAVAAPVRLTSRPPPFPGGE from the coding sequence ATGACTGAAGAGGAAGATGAAAGTTGTCAGCAGAAAATATCAAACACCCTCCACACACTGGGCTGTCATCACCCAGAAATAGTATTATCCGCCTGTCATGACTATCTATCCTACAAGAGCACTCAGACGGCTCCACAGGGGGCTGTAGTCTTGGAGACCATGACAAGGATTATCAAAGACACCCTTGACCAAATTAGCCAGGCAGTAGCGCAGCAACTTATCTCTTTGGCTGTACTGTGGATGACAACGTCAGAAGCCAAATCTGAGATCCAAGAAGTTGCAAGCAATCTCTTGGCTGCCATGAGCTTCAGGTTTATAAATGAAATTGTCCAACTGATGATGGAGAATTTCAGACAAGGTCACCTTCCACATGTGTACAAGGTAAAGACATTGACCAAAATGTCAACAGAAAATGTGTATgggatggtgcccttcctcaaaGCTATCTTGACTACCATGATTCCAGTTCTCATTAAAGTTAGAGAGGATGAGCTGAAGTCTGTATTTGCCTCAGCAATAGGTAGTTTCAGCAAGAGCATCCTGATCTACCTAGGGAATAGTGAGAAAGCTGCAGACCCTACAATCACCAAAAAGTCTTTCTCTCCTGAGATCAGCATTGTCTATAGTCTGTTGTTCAAGGTGTGGCTTGAGAAGGAGCCCTCCAAGTTCTACATCCCCACAGTAGAAGCTCTTGGCTATGTCAGCAACCTACTGCCCAAGGACAAACTAGAGGAAGAGCTGCCCAAGTTAATTCTAGGCATCCTGACTCTCTATGAGAAACAGGTGGGGCATTTTTCCATCACAGAGAGTCTGTGTCGGGTACTGGAACTTGCGACAGAAATGAGGCATGTCGGGCTGAAGACACTGATGGACAATCTACTCAACAGTCTTCACCGGCAGATCTGCCAGTCAGTGGATCTTAATAACCAACTTGTCACCAAGAGCCACActgcagccctttgctgtttCACAGTTCTGGCATCAACTTACACAGATTCAGTGGTTAACTTTCTCTTGGGGAAGTTAGAAAATGTTGATCAGCAAACGAGAGCAGGAACACTTAATGTGCTGAGACACCTCATCAGCTCCCTCTCCTCACAGCTGGAGGGACAGAAGACGTGGATCGTGGATGCAATAAAACCAATCCTTCTAGACAAGAGCAGCAATATGGAGAAGAAGCACGTTGCTCAGGTAATATGCGCCATGGCCCAACAAGGATATCTTGAGCCAGAGGGAGGAGAGGTAATGGTGGAATTCCTTGTCAGGCAGTGTACTGCACCCACTGATTCACGGAACCCAGCAACAGCCAGCCACCATACAGATCAGGTTACAGATGAAGCTTTGGTTGCAATATGTGAAACGGTGATGTTTATGATCACAGATACAGTGAAGATGGAAGCTGTTCTCTGGCCATTCTTATTGGGATATGTCACTAAGACTCAATACACCAAGGCTTTAACAACAATCTGTAACTGCATAGCACATATCGCAAGAAGAAAACTACAAGCTAGCAGTGAAAGGTTGTTACCAGCTTATGAGGAGGATGCCAATCTCCCGAAAGCACAGGCGCTTCTGGCCCGGCTCCTCCTGGTGTCGTGTTGCCCATATCAGGGAGGAGGCCGAGGAGCTGCTGCACTCCGGCTGATGCAAGTCCTGAGCTTCAGTATCCACCCAGCAATAGTGCCAGAGTGGGAGGAGCAGCTTCCTTCATTGGCTGACTATTTACTGGAAAACTCAGAAGCATCTCTACCACAACAGGAATGGGAGGAGAAACTGCTGCTATTTTTTTCTAGGACTCTGAATACCATTGACGATGAGGAATGGACAAGCAAGCTGAGCGATGAAGTGTGCAAACAGATTGACACCAACCCCTGTTGCCCCCAAGAGAAAGCTTTCCTCTATAAATCTCTCGGGACAGTGCTCCATCAGGTGCCCAGTAAAGACATAAAGGAAGAGCTTCGCCAAATGTTACAGAGTGTGCAGCATAGTCAgagtgcagagagagagggtgtggccATCGCCATTGGCCTTTGTGCCATGACCCACTTTGATGATACCCTTGGTGGCCTGGAGGAGTTTGCACAATCCAATAGATTGAAGAACATGAATACTTTCTTCAATATTCTTCGAGATAAGGCTGATGTGAATGGGGATAAAGTGAAGAGCACACTGGTCCTCTGCTATGGGAACATGGCACTCTACGCACCTCAGGAACTAGCTCTATCCAGAATCGAGACCCACATTCTGCCAGCTGTGATAAACCACTTTAATGCTTGTCGGCAAGGGATAAAGTTTGAATCCAGAGATCTCACTTTGAAGCTCAGCCTGATAAAGGCCGTGACTCTGATAACTAGAGCCCTACTTTCACGTCACCAGATAACTCCCTTCAATTTCAGCAGGAAAGGGGAGCTCCTGAGACACATGCAGCAACTCATTGAGGCTGAGCCACCAGACCTGCTGCACACTCCTGTTCGACAATTAGCCATGAAGGCCTGCACGTACCTCGTACAACTACACACTGAATCCAGCCAAGCTGACACCTCGCAGCTGATTCAAACCTGCCTGATGAGCACTTTCGGCTTGGTGCCTTCCGAGTTGGAGAAGGATGAGGATATGGATGGTAACACCAAGCAGACTCCAGCACTTTTTGGCCAAACCATGACTACCCTGCAAGAACTTCTGAAGCAAGTTTTACTTCAGGACCTGACCTCTGAAGGTCTTCAGGTGATATTCACACAACTGGAAGAGTGGATTGTGTCAAGACAGGACTATGAAAGACAGAGAGCACTGGGCACTACTTTAGAGCTGCTGAAATATTACCTGGAGGCATTCTATGTTAACAGTGTCGCTTCACTAAAAAACTTGGGGTCTCTGATTGGACAACTGATGCCGCGCTGTGCAGATCCATCACTACCCGTTGGGCAGATGGCCGTGGACAGCTTGTACATCATCCTGACTATTCAGTTATTATATGAGAGCACCAATCTAGACCAGCATAATGAGGATCTTGAGCTTCTGAAAGCAGCCAAAGAACAGTTAGTCAATCGCAACAGTTCCATTTTCTTCCAAACATGCTGTCAGATTACAGGGGTCATCTCCAAGTGTTTGCCCCATGATCAGCTGGGCAACTTGCTCTTTACACTCTTCAAAGGACTGGATGACCAATACCTTAGTTGTTCCAGTGCAGCAGCTATCCTCATGAAAACCATCATGAAAAGACGTGGCAGTGAACTTTGGGACCAGGTCTCAGAAATCCTTGACGTGCTGAGGGTTCCACTGCAGCGTGTTCCTTACGAGGCGGTGAAACTTTCAGTTCTACGCAGCATTGCCATTCTTGCCTTACATAACCCAGCAACAGTTGTGTCCTGCCTCCTCACTTACCCTGTTATTTCAGACAAGTACATCAGTGACATTTGGAGATCACTTGCCGAGGAGAGACAATGTGCCCTGCTGACGATGACAGAACTGTTGGAGACACTAAACAGACAGCTATGCTCCGGGGAAAAGAAGGCCTGTTCCAAGAGTGAGAGCCCGACTCAACCATCTGCCCTTGAATCCCTGGCACCTGTGTGTGCATTGTATAAGATGATAATCACACCGGAGTCTGAAGAAACTGTAATCAAGTTGTTCCCCCAACTATTCAGCACCCTGCTTATCCATCACTGCTCCTTTGTCAATGTGCGCTTGCCCAAGATTTTTGTTCCCCATCATGATTTGAAGCAGAGCGAATTCTCCGCTGAGCCTCAGACACCCAGCAGCAGAGATGTGTGTGTGAACTGTGTGGACATGCTAATGAAGCTGCTGGATCAGTCAAACCATCAACAAGTGGTGCACTTCATGGTGGAAGCTGGAGGTTGGGACCAGATGATGGACCTACGCAAGTCCCACCGGGGGGTTATACTGCTGGCCAAAGCAATGGTCCAATATGCCGCCCCTAGTCTGCCTGTGATCGTAGCACAGCTCTCATTCTTCATTTTCACTGTGCAAGACTGTCAGAAAGTCACCGTGGCTGCCTTCTTTGGAGAACTTTTAAAGTCTCCACTGGCTTCGCAGCTGCAGCTCACGGACATCCTGATGAACAGATTGCTTCGCTGTTTACTTCACACTTCTTCGGTTGTGCAGTTTCTCTGTGTCCGAGGTTTGGGCAATGTTACATCTGGAGCTCCTTATGGCATTGAGAAATATTCTCGACCAGTGCTGTGTGCAATGACAGCACTGATGATAAGCGGGGAAAATGATAATGAGGTGCTTATGTTTGAGGTGCTGTTGTGCCTGTCAAAGTACTTGGAGCATTTGAGAGCAAATACCATCAGACCCTTCATATTGAGAATCTTCACCGGGATCCAGCCATTCTTTGAAGCTAAATGTGATAAAGTGCGAGCtgaagcattttgtgtgttggggAAATTAGCCAAGTGTGCAA